ACATACTTATTAATTCATGAAGTCATTGTGATTAGCTCATGTTGGTAGACGGTTTGTTAAGATTTTTccgttgtgtgattagtataaaatcGGCATGGTAATGCGTTTTGACTTAAGTCATAGTGATTAGCTCATGTTGCGAAATTGAGCTTCTAGGATGCAAATGTAATGTGTATTGAAGTAAACTAGCTGTGGTTGTTTTGAGGGTGGTTTTATGGTTTAAGTGACAATGTGGGTTGTGTTGCGTTCAAGGTTTTTGCAGATTTAGCTGTTGATCAGTATCAGATACTAATGTCGACTTTGGCGGCTGCTTTGCAAGAGATTGGTTACTCAATTGAGGTAATTTACTGGTTATTATTCATATAGTGCTAAGCCTGGCTCTTTGTGGATGGTATGAGTAGAATTGTTAAAAATCAGATCCAACACTATTAGTTTCATGATTATTTGAGGAGAATAAACTGCATGTAGTATAAAATGGTAGCATGATTTGAGTGAATGAAGGGAGTACCGGTGAGTGAACCTTGGACATTAGTGATAGACAGCGCGACTCTTGAACTCTTGCACAAGGGATACTTGGTATGATTTGATTGTTACTGGGGGACTATAATTAGCACATTAAAGTCAATGCTGTGAGCCTGTGAACATGAATTCAAAGAAAATGGTACGCTTGGGACCTGGCTCTTATAAGTCTCTACTATGATTAGAGACTCTTACATTGTCTTCGTTTATTCGTGTCATATAGTTGGCGTGAGCAGTTCAGAATGCGATTTATGTGAACCCCTTCTATGAGGTGTTTAATGTATTATGTGGTTGGTCTAGGGAGATGGCGTTTCTTCTTTCTTGTAGGATGGTGAAACTCAACCTATACTGAGAAAGGATTACTCCGTTTGTCTCTTCTCTATACACATCCCACACAGACAGGGGTCATCTAAAAATAGTCTCTCTAGGTTGTTAGCATAGTGATGAGGTTGACAGTTGTTAACACAATTTTACTGAAAGTGTATACTGTTCTAATAGTACTTTATTATTTAAAAGGTAATCGGAAACTAAAGAGCGGCGTAAACTCGTAATTATTCACATTGAAGTCCTTTCACAAATTATCTGTGGTCATAAAATAGTTGACTGTTGCATATGGTGCTTGATGCTTCTAATATTGATTTGAATTATATGATGAGTTGCGTGATTGATTCCAGATTTTTGCGAATGAAGACGGTCCTTCACATGCTGTTTGGCTACAAATGGGAATCCCAGTTACCCTAGTTGAACTCAGAGACAACTCTCGGACTCAAAACAATACAGATTGGTTAAAGTGAGTTAACATTTGCTTGTATCGCATTGTCTTACAAATCATGTGTGTTGTCTGGGGAATACCCTTCTGTATGTCATATTTCAATATTTGGAACGGATTATACACTGATTCCTGTGTGCCCCTAACATAACAGATAGTTGGTAAATTTAAGTCTTTGCGTGTAATATAAAAAGATAAGAACCTCGTTACTAAGAAGTTCTGCTTGGAAAGAATAGTTTTAAGTTTAATCTTTTTGTTCATCTATAGTAGTAGTACTTATATGGCCATTAAAACAACCAGGAACAGATAATATGACCGGGTGTTCACTGTTTCATGCTGCTATGAAAGTTCTAGTCTAAATAAAAGTTCAGTTTACTTTTTCACATAGCATATTAGTACCCCTCCATCGAATTTTTGTTGTCCTCATTTGACTTTGAGAGTCAAATATTGACAAATTTATCACCATTTTCTCAGAATATACCCTGTATAATGTTTTAAAAATGATATTTTAAAAAgttgttttcaaaaatcaaatGTGACTAATGTTACATTGTTTCATATTTTTTGACAAAATTAATGGTCAAAGTTGACATCGGTGACGGTTGACCATCAAAGTCAAACGGGGCCAAAAAAAGTTGGGATGGAGTTAGTAGTGAACTAAAAGAAACTCCAGTTGCACCCATCCAAAATCACAAACCGGGCTTTACATATAAGGCATGGGCATATCAATGTTTAGCGCTTTAACGAGCTCATGTACTTTTCTTTTGTCAAGGAAAGCATACCTTCGTGTATTCAGGGTACTGACTAGTATTGTTACTTTTGCAGCTACGATGGTATTCTTGTTAACTCGCTAGAGGGGAAGGCCATCCTTTCCTGGTATGACTGTTTCTAGATGTTTATACTTTCTCAGTTGTAAATGTGTTGTTCGATTTTCTGGTGGATTCTTAAGAGCATAAATGCTGTTTAATTATGGCATCTGATACTCCATTTCTTGGTGTATTGAAGAAAGCTTGGTCCCTGCAGAATGTTAGGTTGTGGTTTTGTTGTTGTCTGGTTCTCTGGTATCGCTCATTCTATGCAAGCTCGCGATATTACATGAAAAAGCATAAAATTGATGAGAAAAGTTGAAAATATTAAGTCAGCTTGAAAACACATACACCTAGACGTTAACTATTTATTTCTAAGGATGCTTCACTTTTTAAGGTCCCAAGGAAGACTATCCTAGGTTTCTGATACCACATAAGACAAAAGAGTTATGGACACAAGATTTTAACTGATTATTATTGATAACGAGAGTGTTTACAGTTACGATCTTGCGTCATAACTCATAAGTCATAACACCTAAAAACTATTGTTCTAGTCTTCTAGAATGCTTGTGATATAATATTATAATAGTTTCATGAAATTGATCTAACAAAAAATAATTCTATATTACCTAACCATCCTTGATCGGCTTACATGTGTAACATGGTAAGCCGACTCTTTATATTACCTCACGTTGCGGTATGCGACATTCGACACTGAAATTGTCCGACACTCGAGACTCTGACATTGATATGACACCTGCGCACTTCATTTTTAACCCAAAACACGACAATTTCCATAGAATAGTTGAGTACAACACTTGGTTATGCACCCTGTCCTCGTCTGACACTTCGAACTGAGTCTTAGTAACATAGcatatatattaatgaatgatcATACTTGTTACAGTTTTATGCAGGAACCCTTCAAGTCATTACCACTTATATGGACCATTCACGAAAGGACTCTTGCTACTCAATTGAGTCAATACTCCCTGAATGGTACAAGCGAGATTTACAGTGAGTGGAAAAAGAGCTTCAGCCGCGCTTCTGTAGTTGTGTTTCCAAATTATGCACTCCCGGTAAGAACTGCATTTTCCTTTTGCAAATTGGCCATGTTACTGATGTTATAACCACATTGTCCTAATATCACACAGAAAATACTTGATTGTGAAATTCCTCTATTCGAATATCCATTTGTTAAAGAAACGAAATGGCCTTAATGCCACAGGACGAAATGTTAGTAACCGTTCTGCTATTATGATAAAATGCAGCATATATTGTGTTTTCTTTGAAAGTTTACTAGAAACCGCTTTAGTTCTTGGTCTTTGTAAACACAATTTTGGCATGGCGCTTGCTATAACATTTCTCTTTTAAGACCTTAATGTTGAATGCCTTTGTGAGCTTATTTACTGATCCGTCTGTTTATACTTCTAATGTTTTAAATTTCTTGCATTAGATGATGTATTCAACTTTTGACACGGGAAATTACTTTGTCATTCCGGGAACTCCGACCGAAGTACGGAAGGCAGAAAACGTAACAGCCCAGCTCCAATCTAAAATGGGTCTGGCTGATGATGattttgttgttgctgttgtgggAAGTCAGTTCATGTATAAAGGTTTACCACTAGAGCATGCCCTTATTTTACAGGCTTTAAAGCCACTTCTCACAGATATTTCTTCCGACGGTGGTTTGAGCTCTGGTCTCAAAATATTTGTTTTGACTGGAGATTCAACCGGTAACTATGCCAAGGCTGTGGAGGTATAACACTTGCCACCTTACTCATAATTTGTCATTGAAAATGTTCGTTTGTTTTTAAAATCACTTGTCATTTAATTATATTGAATTTTCTTTTGAAGGCTATTTCTGCAACTTTGAAGTATCCAGAGGGTGTCATAAAGCACGCTGATCACTATGCAAATGCGGATTATATCCTCAGGGCAGCCAACCTAATCATTTATGGATCATTTTTGGAAGAGCAATCATTTCCTGATATTCTGATCCAAGCCATGCGCTATGAGAAGCTTATAATAGCACCTAATCTTTCCATGATCCATAAATATGTATGTCCCTTTTCTTCTGGAAATTTAGTTCTTCTTTTTTGGAAATGTACGACCTCCGACCTTTTTACCGGTCCCCATTTAACTGAGAATTTGGTATAAGGAGGAACAACTACATCCATATTAATTTCCTCATCCCTATGTATGTTACTTCTATTCCAAACTATTAGCCATTTTTTTGCTTTTTCTAGGCGGAACTTTGACTATTGTACATAGTTACAAAGAGAAAATGAGGGGTCAAAGTTCAAACACAGACAACAGAAAATGACTTGTATTTTCCCCAAGGGTTGCATACTTGCATTGCGTTGTTTAATTCCGGAAAACTCTCTGACCTCGTTTGCGATAATGTTTAGGTTGAGGACAGGGTGAATGGCTTTATTTTCCCAAAGGAGAATATTAAAGTCCTGAGTACAATCATATCAAAAGTAGTTTCAAATGGGAAATTATCACCTCTGGCTCACAATGTTGCTTCAATCGGGAAAGAAACGGCGAAAAACTTCATGGTTGTAGAAGCTGTTGAAGGTTATGCATTTGTGTTGGAAAACTTGCTTAAATTACCATCAGAAGTAGCCGCCCCAAAATCTGTTGCCGAAATCTCTCCCAAATATAAAAACGAATGGCAACGGAACATCTCGATCATAATTCCTGGATCAATATACAAGGATAGAGAGTTGAGTAGTAGCATATTCTTGGACAAGATTCGAGAGCGGTCGAGTAATCTAGAACCCTCAGTCTCCACTACTGCAAAAAATGATGAATTTGTATATAGCATTTGGAAAGAGCAGAAACGGGCCGATATTGCTAGTGAAATCAAGATAAGAGAAGATCAAGAGGTGAGATAAGTGGCTTTTACTATGATTATAGTGTCCTTTTGTTTTGTGTTCCCAAGCAAACCAAGTTACCCTGGTTTTCTTTAGAAGTGATCATTGGCGGTTTCTATGGTCCGGGTAATTAAGGTGACCTACCCAAACGAACAACCAAATATCTGGCTTATTTGGTCTCCCCGAATCCGGATCAAACGAGCTTTTGGACAATTTAACCATCGTTTCCATATGAACTACAATTTGagccaacaacaacattaccccatgCCTCAATGGGTCCAGCAAATTGCGAGGTAAAGAGGGATCGtttgtacgcagccttacccttgtgttagcaacacaaagagactgtttctgactgacccaagatgaaaattgcgtcatGAACATCGAAGGACCGGTACTTCACAAGAGCAAGAAGTgcagccactttagtgagccatttgatttattccatcataatctaGAACCAAAGAGTTATTGAGTCTGTGGCTCCATTGGAAAAATGGAACATTGTACTACAATTTGAGCCCTTTGAAAAAAAGAATGTTCTCTGAAACCATTGAGAGTATGCTTGTATTCGTCTCTTTTTTCCTCGCAGCAAACTTTTAATGTTTTCTGGTGATTGTACAGATGAAGGATAGGTCTGACCAACCTCAGGGAACGTGGGAGGATGTGTATAAAAATTCCAAGAAAGTGGATCGTCTAAAAAACGATTTGCATGAAAGAGATGATGAGGAGCTTGAAAGAGCAGGTCAACCATTGTGCATATATGAACCCTATGTTGGGGAAGGATCTTGGCCATTTTTGCATCATAAATCCCTCTATCGTGGAGTTGGTCTGGTaagttgttgattttactatatTGTATCCACATGTTCTTAAAATATTGACTTGAGGCTTTGGCAATTGGCAGACTTATGATTTGAAACTGCCCGTGGAACATTCGATATACATGTTACAATTAGTGTATCTTTCTTTAGATACGTGGATATTATGCACATTTTTCGGACACATTTTGGATTAAGAAATAATGGAATAGAAAAAATTTGAGTTATGGCTAGCAAGTAATTTCAACAATTTCTTACAACTCTTTTATGAAACCGTTTTTGTTAAAATAAATAAGTTAAAATTTTGGATCCTTATATTGTATCTTCAAAGGGTAGTGGCTTATTATGATTCCGTAGTACATAGATATAAATTTTTGGTCATTCCTGCAGGCCACGAAAGGGCGTAGAAAAGTGGACGACATTGATGCATCTTCTCGCCTCCCCCTTCTTTCCGACTCTTATTACCGAGATGTTCTTGGAGAGTTTGGAGTTTATTTTGCAATAGCTAATCGCATCGACAGTATACACAAAAATGCCTGGATTGGTTTCCAGTCTTGGAGAGCAACACCTGCAAAGGTATCTCCTCGCCTATTTTCTACCCCAAGGGTACTTGCCAATACCAGTAGATTTTATAGTTCAAACAAAGTATCTAGTTGGCATTGCTTTGTAAAGTAATTATGCACCTATTGGTGTTTCCAGTAATTACTGGGGAGTTTTTTGCAGGGTTGGAATTGTTCTTTTTGTGTTTGCTTATTAAATTTACTTGATGGTGTTAATATGGTCTTTGATCTTAACAGGTAGCTTTGTCCAGTAGAGCAGAGAAAGCGTTACTGGAAGCTATTGAAACGCAGAAACATGGGGACACTTTCTACTTTTGGGTTCGGATGGACAAGGATCCTCGGAATCCGTTGAAGTTAGATTTTTGGTCATTTTGTGATGCTGTAAATGCTGGTAATTGCAGGTAATACCATCACTATTGTTGTTGTAGTAGTAGTAGTTTCAGGGATTTCATGTATTTTGCTGACGGTCATGATATGCCTCTGAAGGTCAGCATTTTCTGATGCTCTGAAGAGGATGTACGGCATAAAGCATGAATGGGATTTTCTACCGCCCATGCCCATGGATGGTGATACCTGGTCTGTAAAGCATAGCTGGGCTTTGCCAACTAGGTCTTTTCTGGAATTTGTCATGTTTGCAAGGTATTTGACATGCTATAGCTGGCAAATGGGCCATTTGTGTCGGCCTGTCAGGTCATTGCAGGTCATTACGTATTCAGGTCATTTCAGGTGCAGTTCAACTTGGGTTTGGGTCAGTGTTATCATTCGGGACATTTTTGGTTGAGTCGTAGTTATAAGATTCTTCTTTCAAATAAGTCATTTTCTGGCCAAGTTGTTTCTAATCAGTTTAGTATGTTCTTTTTTAGGGGTTTGAATCGGGTCAGCTTATCCAGGTCTATTAAACAGAGTTTAGAGCTTGAGCTGTTACTAAGACACTGTTTTTTTCAGGATGTTTGTCGATGCATTGGATAGCCAAATATACAATGAACACCATTCGACAGGGCACTGCTGTTTGAGTTTGAACAAAGTAAGTCCCTTCCACCTAAATTGTTCTCCTCTTGCAAGTGACTTGCATCGTCGCCTACAACTCTTTTTTTCCAATTTTCGAATTCTATATAATTTCATATTGGAGGGCAGTGCGTACAAAATTAATTTCACGGATAGCAAAGACCATCCCCGCAATTGATGTAATTGTGGCAAATGAAGTATGGTTTTTTGCTCCAGTTATATGTTATGTTGTCAGCTAAGCTAATTGGTCAAGTGACTCAAGTCTTTGATTGTAATACTCATGACGTGGGTTCGAAATCCATTACTGCCAAACTTTTGTTTGTGGCCCCCTCTAATCTAAACCCCAAAAAACTACTGAAGTCTAGTATTTTAGGGAAGTAGACGCTTATTATGAGACGTATCATGCTTGATTGCAATGCTTCTAATTCCGCATATTAATCAGTAACTGATATGCAACAAAACTCGGGTGCAGGATAAGCATTGTTACTCTAGGGTACTCGAATTGCTGATAAATGTATGGGCCTACCACAGTGCAAGACACATGGTTTATGTCAACCCCGAAACCGGTCTGATGCATGAACAACACAAACTTCAAAAGAGAAAGGGTCACATGTGGGTTAAGTGGTTTAACTTCGGGATTCTAAAGAGCATGGATGAGGATTTAGCAGAAGAAGCTGATTCCGAACAAAAGAATAGGCGGTGGTTGTGGCCTTCAACTGGAGAAATCTTCTGGCAAGGCATTTTGGAAAGGGAAATAAaccaaaagaaaaaagatgatgcagaaaaaaagagaaaaagtaaGGAAAAACTCGAAAGAATAAGAAATCGAAATAGACATCACCATAAACCTCTGGCCAAATATAAGAAACCCCCACCGGAAGGGAAGGTAAATACTACAAGCGCCGTGGCAAGGAGATAGTATTTGGTTGCTCCTTCCCAGGCATTAGTTCGTCGACCAACTACTCAACTAGGGATCTAACTGTTGATtcttttgtatcaattttattttattttatcttttttaATTTGATGATAGATGAAATATTTAGGAGGATGGATGATATTCTTAAGAGGGAATTTTGTATGTAAATGGAGAAAACAGTGATCCTTTAGGCCTCAAATGTCCATACAATTCATAGTACGTTGGTTTACTTATACATGAGAAGTCTATGCAATTGATATTGATTTTCTACGAGTAATTGATGGCGTGAATATGATTCTACCAACACACCTGTGTAATTCTTATAATTGAGACCTGATTTGTACGCGAAAACTTAAATCCGTCTATGACATTGTAAAAGCTTGATAGATGCAACAACCGCAACACATCAAACAAAGTAGAACCACAAGATAAATATTTCCAGGCGGGATCTTcggggtttgttaaaagagagtGTCCGGTTTACCGTGTTGTTGCGTATCTCTCGGGATTTGGTCTCTCAAAGGTATATCCCTGCTAACGAGAGATGTTCCtcgttacaaaaaaaaaaaaaaaaaaaaaaaattgatctgATCGGATTTAGGCAAGTAGCCCACTTTCACCGTGGCGACCGTGCCATAATTTACAGCTGTAAACTCAATAGTCAACAGCTGGTCTTTACTCTTTAGTTCGTTACTCCGTATAAAACCTTCCAGTCCCCACCAAATTAaaccggaataaataaataagcTACTCTCATTTATTCTCTCTCTCCTCCATCTCACCTCCGCTAACCCATCCTCTCTCCACCGCCATAACCACCGCAAAACCCTAATTCACTCAATCCCCAAATTGATTATTCCTCCAAACCAccacaaaaccctaattccttcattTCTTTCCTCCAAGAAATCAAAAAAATGAGAAACCCACCACCACTTCCACCGTCGCGACAACCACCTCAAGAAGACACACACCTTCTCGAAATCAACCTAATCTCCGCACAAAACCTCAAACCACCGCCATCATCAAACTTCCGACGAATGCAAACCTACGCCGTCGCATACATTAACCCTAACTCAAAACTCCGTACAAGAATCGATCGTATCGGCGCTGATAATCCTACTTGGAACGATAAATTCATCTTCCGCGTTTCTAGCGACTTTCTCTCCGGCGAAACCTCCGCCGTCACCGTCGATATCTTCGCCGTCGGCGTACTCACCGACGCGCTCTTAGGCTCCGTACGATTACTCCTCTGCCACGTCATCTCTCCGGTGAGCCATCTTGGAGTTCCGGAGTTTGTCGCGGTGCAGGTTCGCCGTCCTTCTGGAAGGTACCAAGGCGTGCTTAATGTCGGTGCGGCTCTGATTGATGTAGGAGATGTGAAGTCTTCGCTTTTCGGCGTATCGGCGATTGGATACGCGGATATGATGGGAGAGAGGAAGGTGAAGAGGTGGAGTCATAGGAGAGGAGTTTCTGAGGTGAGTTCAGGGAGTGAGTCATGGGGAGGTGATTCGGATGGGAGCGAGTCGACCGCCTCCACTAATTCGTCGTCTACGACGTCGTCTGGTGTTCTGAGGGAGTTGAATGGTAGGGAAGGAGATGGAGTTGGGAGGATACTGTGTGGGTTGGGGTTGAAGAAGGGGCGTGAGAATGTTAGTTTTTCTGATGATGATATTATTCGGGCTTTTGGTGCATTGAATCTTAATTCGGGTTGATTAATGGGTGCGATTAAGGAGTTCTTGCAGTTAGTCTTGTGTATGACGGTTTTGTCGTATTTGTGTTTTGGTTTGTAATAGGATTGAACTACTACTAGTATCTTAGATTCTTTGTGAAGCTGTTGAAAACTCTCATGACATTTACCACTTTATTAGTAGCGATTTTGTAAAATCGATAATCTTTTTGAGAAATGAAGAGGATTCTTGTTGATATGTTATGAACTATCAATCCCCGTTTTAGATGGAATTTTGCATTTTGTTGGTCCATTGTGAATGATAAAGTGAATTAGGAAATGAAACAAAGGGTAACTCTATAAAAAAGTAAAAACAGTAGATAAATGGGAATTCGAAATTGAAATAAAAGGGTTGCTCTACAAGAAGCGGATGGTAATGTACCGATATTATGTGACAAAGGTCTTTTGCATGTTTTTCAGGCAAAGAAAGGTTGATTTAAGAGCGATTATGGTCTGCTCACGCCAAAACGACAACACAAATTCACCTACAAATCTACAATagtgtactccctccattcaactccactttactttATCGCTTTTCACGCTTCATTAACGCGACTTTTTACGCcagtaaatatctttagctacgtatttgcaaaaattataaaagttagatatttttaatgtaatattaaagacgaatcaaataagatcccacatgaatatattttaacttatgtattaagagaaaattgaagttgaatgcccgcttgtgaatagtgtccaaaagagaaacatgcaaagtggagttgaatggagggagtactactgAGTAGAGAGCACTTGTTCTGTACAATATTTTACCCTCTTTTTCGATCATTTGGTTTCCTATTTCATTTTTGGATCATAAACCTTCTACTTGGCCAAGACTTATGACATATAATCCGTAGTCAGTATTTTGTTCACTACTTGTCTGTCTGAATTCTGAGGGTAAACGTAAAACGTAATGTAGTTGAAGGGCATTGGTTTAAAGTTGGATACGCTGAGGTGTGCAAATCTAAGCTCTGGTAGGCTACCAATTTTACCAACTGCAATGCTACTGCTACTATTGTACTACCTCCAGTCCCCCATCATATTAATAATACAGGGTTGACATTGCTGACATTTGACAGTGAGCTAGTTCACTGTTTCACTCCACTTCCACCATGCAATTGTCTTTCTCATTTCCAGAATTCCAGTAACGTTTCAGTTGTGAATTTTGGGGGCTACCGGGGTCCCTTACCCCCGAACAGTGGATGATtttcgacttttttttttttttttggcagcaatTTTTACTGTATTTCAGTACTTTGTTCCCGTGAAAATCTGACCTTAGCCACTATCCCTTTTACTCTTATTATACTTTATTTTAGTTGCAGTGTATTTGAAATTACTTTACAgtccgtctcattatagacggataatatccgtctatagctatagacggatagtgtctctCTCATAAATGAAAGTGGGTAGTgcaagtgggggtatccatttcTCATCCACTTGCACTACTCACTTTTATTTGTGAgggggacactatccgtctatagctatagacggatagtgtccgtctataatgagaatttgtgattactTTACGCCCTTTTTTCTTTCACAAATTCTTGGTTAATATAGTTAATACCGTCTTTAAGATATGGTGGCACTCACAACCGTTTTTAGTTAACGTGGAAATGAGAAAGAAGTTGCAAGTAGACTTGACAAAACTGACCCAACCTTCATCCGAATTGAGCACCCGAATCCCAAATTGTCCCAACCTTATTCAAACCCACTCGAATTTTTATTATCAGAAACTGATTGTTATCTCCAAATAACTTAAAAACAACACATACGAAAATGACTTGAACCCGACTCGATGCAAGTTCTTGCGAACCCGAACCCAAATAGACCCTCAATTGACTCGTTTACCAGGTCTTTGTTAGTGATCTTAACTTAAAAACGTCTTAAGCAAGAtttattgtttttcttttataCTCTTATCATTTACTTTTGACGTGGACGAGAGTATATAAAGAAATGTCTATTTATTTGGTGGATAAAAACTAATATATGTCCGCAAGGATGTAATCGATTGGTTAAAACTTGGTGAATTTTTCAGGGTTTTAGGTTTAACCACCTCCAGAGCAATGTTGTGGAGTGTTTATTATGTTTATTATGGTCTGAGGCATGCTTTCTAGAATCTAGACTTTGAGTTTGTCACTCTTGAAGTCTTGACTCTTGAGTGACTTACTTGGTATATGTTG
This sequence is a window from Silene latifolia isolate original U9 population chromosome 8, ASM4854445v1, whole genome shotgun sequence. Protein-coding genes within it:
- the LOC141596590 gene encoding uncharacterized protein LOC141596590, which encodes MGSLENGVLLKKDEQQNKHINGRVASFSKQQRQRSRFPKRLGYLQWIATIVVFSVLMVVFQAFLPGSLEEKPGNLRNDLGLVEGDLLYLHDVVDSLEFGGDLRFAPAKLLSKFKKEAAELNQSTVYGRRIRFGYRKPKLAMVFADLAVDQYQILMSTLAAALQEIGYSIEIFANEDGPSHAVWLQMGIPVTLVELRDNSRTQNNTDWLNYDGILVNSLEGKAILSCFMQEPFKSLPLIWTIHERTLATQLSQYSLNGTSEIYSEWKKSFSRASVVVFPNYALPMMYSTFDTGNYFVIPGTPTEVRKAENVTAQLQSKMGLADDDFVVAVVGSQFMYKGLPLEHALILQALKPLLTDISSDGGLSSGLKIFVLTGDSTGNYAKAVEAISATLKYPEGVIKHADHYANADYILRAANLIIYGSFLEEQSFPDILIQAMRYEKLIIAPNLSMIHKYVEDRVNGFIFPKENIKVLSTIISKVVSNGKLSPLAHNVASIGKETAKNFMVVEAVEGYAFVLENLLKLPSEVAAPKSVAEISPKYKNEWQRNISIIIPGSIYKDRELSSSIFLDKIRERSSNLEPSVSTTAKNDEFVYSIWKEQKRADIASEIKIREDQEMKDRSDQPQGTWEDVYKNSKKVDRLKNDLHERDDEELERAGQPLCIYEPYVGEGSWPFLHHKSLYRGVGLATKGRRKVDDIDASSRLPLLSDSYYRDVLGEFGVYFAIANRIDSIHKNAWIGFQSWRATPAKVALSSRAEKALLEAIETQKHGDTFYFWVRMDKDPRNPLKLDFWSFCDAVNAGNCRSAFSDALKRMYGIKHEWDFLPPMPMDGDTWSVKHSWALPTRSFLEFVMFARMFVDALDSQIYNEHHSTGHCCLSLNKDKHCYSRVLELLINVWAYHSARHMVYVNPETGLMHEQHKLQKRKGHMWVKWFNFGILKSMDEDLAEEADSEQKNRRWLWPSTGEIFWQGILEREINQKKKDDAEKKRKSKEKLERIRNRNRHHHKPLAKYKKPPPEGKVNTTSAVARR
- the LOC141596591 gene encoding uncharacterized protein LOC141596591, producing the protein MRNPPPLPPSRQPPQEDTHLLEINLISAQNLKPPPSSNFRRMQTYAVAYINPNSKLRTRIDRIGADNPTWNDKFIFRVSSDFLSGETSAVTVDIFAVGVLTDALLGSVRLLLCHVISPVSHLGVPEFVAVQVRRPSGRYQGVLNVGAALIDVGDVKSSLFGVSAIGYADMMGERKVKRWSHRRGVSEVSSGSESWGGDSDGSESTASTNSSSTTSSGVLRELNGREGDGVGRILCGLGLKKGRENVSFSDDDIIRAFGALNLNSG